In Methanocella paludicola SANAE, the sequence GATGGCAGACGGGCTGCAGGGACCCGGTGACACTGTACGTCAGCGGCGCCAACTCGCAGGTGCTCGCCTTCCGGGCCGGTAGGTACCGCATCTTCGGCGAGACCCTGGATATCGGCATCGGTAATGCTTTAGATAAGTTCGGGCGATTCATTGGCCTGCAGCACCCGGGAGGGCCGAAGATAGAGGCGCTGGCCAGGGAAGGCAAGAATTATATTCATATGCCCTACGTGGTCAAGGGCATGGACCTGTCGTTCTCCGGGATGATGTCGGCGGCCAAGGAAGCCGCCGCCGTCCACCCGAAGGAGGACGTGTGCTTTTCGTTACAGGAGAACGCCTTCGCCATGCTGGTGGAGGTCACGGAGCGCGCGATGGCCCATACCGGCAAGGACGAGTGTCTTATAGCCGGAGGAGTTGGCGCCAACTCACGCCTCCAGCAGATGCTTGACACCATGTGTAAAGCGCGCGGCGCCAAATTCTACGCTCCGCCGAAGAAGTATTTTGGCGACAATGGCTCGATGATAGCCTATACCGGGCTTTTGCAATTAAAGCACGGCATGACGCTTCCCGTCGAGGATTCGGCGGTGAACCCGTGCTTCAGGCCGGACGAGGTGGACATACCATGGCTGTAGAGAGAAGGGGCGCAGAGGCGGTCGTGCTCATCGAGGACGATAAGACCATTAAGACCCGGTTAAAAAAGGATTACCGTATTCGTGAACTTGACGAAAGGCTGCGCTCGGAGCGTACCCGGGCAGAGGCAAAGATCATGTCCGAAGCCCGCAAGCTGGGCATCCCCACGCCCATCATATACGATGTGGGCCGGTTCTCCCTGGTCATGGAGACCATTCATGGCACGCCCCTGAAGGACGTCATCGACGTTGATAAGGCCCGCACGGCGGGCATGCTCGTGGGTAAACTGCACTCGGGCGGCATCATCCACGGAGACCTGACGACGTCGAACATGCTGGTCAGGGGAGAGAGGATATATCTCATCGACTTCGGGCTGTCCTTCTGGGACGAGATGCTAGAGTCCCGGGGCGTCGATGTTCACGTCTTTTACCAGACGCTCGTCAGCTCCCACAAGGATCACGAAAAGCTGATGGCGGCATTTGCCGAAGGTTACTGCTCGACGTTCAAAGGCGCCACTGAGGTGCTGGAGCGTGTCCGGGAGATCGAGTACCGGGGACGATATAAGACCGAGACCCCTTAATGGTCGCCTCTATCATGTTCATCGAGATCACGCTTATCATCATCGGCATGGCCCTGCTGGTCAAGGGCGCAGATATCCTCGTGGATAACGCTTCTAATATAGCCGCTGGCATCGGGATCCCCCTGGTCGTCATTGGTCTGTCCGTCGTGGCCTTTGGCACGTCCCTGCCGGAGCTGATCGTAGGCGTGAGCGCCTCCATCGAGGATGTCGGACAGATCGCGCTGGGGGATGTCATCGGCGCAAACATCGCTAACATTTGCTTGATCCTTGGCGCCTGCGCCGTCCTCAAGCCCATCAAAATTGAAAGGACCGTAGCATACAGGGATATTATCATTACCATATTCGCCGTGCTGACCTTCTTGATCTTATCCCTCGACGGTTCTCTGGACCTATGGGACGGCGTCATCCTCCTTACGGCGGCTGCGGCATATTTCCTGTACGTTTTTCTGCGGGCGGTCGGCGAGCGATATGGAGGCTATACGCCCATACCCGCTAAAGCGAGCGTATCGCAGTTACTCATGCTGGCCATCGGATTGACTATGGCATTGGTAGGCGGAAAGCTCGTCGTCGACTCGGCGGCCGGCATCGCCGGCAGCCTGGGCATTTCACCATATATCATCGGCGTTACGCTGGTCGCGATAGGCACTACGCTTCCGGAGCTGACGACCGGCGTCATTGCGTCGATAAAAGGCCAGGGAGATTTTGCCATCGGTAATTGCCTCGGCAGCGTTTGCATAAATTACTTACTGATCATGGGCATATGCGCGGCTATCAGGCCGATCGGGGAAATACCGGTAAGCGACGTATTCATATCGCTCATCACGTGTATGCTCCTGATGCCGCTCGTACTCAGAGGGTTCGTGCTGGCCCGATGGGAAGGCATACTTCTTTTAATATTTTATTTTATTTACATCGGGATAAAGATCTTATGACCGCGCAGGCCGTACAGGCTATTCCAGCCACGCCCTTTTTACGACGATCTTGCCGGAGTCCCGCTTCCACTGTTTTTCATATTCCACGCGTACCCGGCGGCGCATATGAGGGCCATATGTCACGAAGGACTCGTACTCGCCGCCCTCGCCGGCCACGCTGATGCCGTATTTATCATGCAGGCGGTCCAGCCGGGCCAGGGCTTTATCGTCCAGGATCTTGCCAAACCACGACTCGTCAAGGCCCTCGGCGTAGCAGCCTGTGATCATGATCTCGAACCCTTCGTCGACCATTTCGTGGACGTAGTCCCTCTGGGACTTATGCCAGAGAGGAGCGAAGGACTTGATGCCGATGTCCTGGCATATCTGGTCGAGCCTGCGGCGCTGGTACTCGGAGGCCAGCGCACCGGATACGATGCCGTCCACCCCGAGGCCCCTGAGCGCCTCTTTGAGCGGGAGAAGCTCCGCCTCGGGCTCCGGTGGAGTTACGACTTCCACAAGCGGGAGGCCAATGGATTCCGCGGCCAGCCTCGTCAGCTCGATGGCGGGCACATGGTACATGTATGATTCCGGGGAGGTAGAAAAAACTGTAACGAGACATTCGACATCCCAGCCGTAGTGTTGAGCGCAAAAGAGGGCGTAGTTCGAGTCCTTGCCACCCGAAAAGAGCGCCGCTATCCTCATTTCAATAGCTCCGCCGATGCGTCCAGGAAATCTCTTTTGACCTGTTCCTCGTCGAAGGCCAGTATCTCCCCGCCCTTCATAATGATGCGATCGTCCACGATGAGGTCCGTGACATTGCCACCGCTATAGACGAGGTTGGATATCAGGTCATGGTGAGGAAGCATGCGGACATCATCAAGGCTTATGAAGGCAAGGTCATTGCTTCCGAGCGTCGCCATGCGCAGCATTGTCCGGGCGTTAGCCGCCGTAGCGTCCCAGCGGTGCGATTTTTGTAGCAGGGAGCCGATCTTCATCTCCTCCCGCATATCCAGTGAGTTATTACTTGAAGCACCGTCGGTGCCCAGGCCTACCGTGACTCCGGCGTCGAGCAGTTCGTGCAGCGGCATCACTCCGCCCGATGCGAGCTTCATGTTCGAGACGGGACAATGAATAACGGAAGCCTCCCGGTCGGCAATACGGCGTATCTCCATCTTGGTCAGCCAGGCCGCATGGATGAGCACCGTGTTCTCGGCGAGGAGGCCGATGCTATCTAAATATTCAACCGGCCACATGCCGGTCTTCTCGTGGCAGTCCACGCATTCCTTCCGGGTCTCGGAGATGTGGAGGGTAAGCCATACGTTGTATTTGTCGGCCAGCTCCTTTGCCCTGTACAGCGTCTCCTCGTCGTTGAGGTAGATGGAGTGGGGAGCGACACAGTAGCCCACTCTGCCCGGCTTCATGCTCTTAAGCTGGCGCTCGGCGATCCGCAGCGCATCCTGCGCATCCTTATAATAAGGCGTCCCGAAGCTCGTGATGGGCGTGCCCAGCGTGGCCCGCAGGCCGGACTTTTCCACGGCCTTCGCCGTTTCCTCGACGAAGTAGTACATGTCCAGGAAGTTCGAGGTGCCCGTCCGGATCATCTCGACGAGCCCCAGCATGGAGCCCCGGTAGACCAGCTCCGGCGTAAGACGCCGCTCCGTGGGGAAGATCGTGTTATCCAGCCACTCCTGAAGTTTTTCGCCATCTCCGGCGCCCCTCATTAGTGTCATGGCCAGGTGCGTATGGCCGTTGTTAAACGCAGGGAAAGCGAACTTGCCCATAGCGTCGAACTCCTCGTCCGAGTCGCCGTTCCTGAGGTCGCCTTTAACGATATTTCGGCCGTCGTAGTATGTCGCGTTGCGTATGAGCATGGTGAACCAGCCTGTATGAATTTCTGTATACGTAGCTCATGGCTAATCATTTTTCCGTGCGGCGGGCAAAAAAGTAGAACAATCGTTCTATGGTTAATTCGAGACCGCGGATGCGGCAGGGGCGGCGGGCCTCGAAATGACGGCGTAGAGCAGAGCGTATGCAACCAGCCCTGCGGCACAAACGACAAGCGCCAGGGCCAGGCCCAGATAGCCCGCGAGCACGCCGCCGACGACGGGGCCGACCATCATACCAAACGACATGGCGATGTTATAGTACGCGTAGACCGAGCCATAGGCATTGCTGCCCCGGCGGTCTACGGCATCCGTCATCTCCTGGGGAGCGGATGACAGCATGACGGACAGGACCGCACCGAGTACGGCCATAGCGACAGCCTCCAGGATAAATGACGAGGGCAGGGCCAGGGTAGGTAAGGCGATTGCCGTGAGGACCATTCCCGCGAGGATGACCCGCTTACGGCCGAAAGCGTCCGAGAGCTTATAGGCGACCGGGGCGAAGATCACGCTCGCGAGCGCCAGGATGCCGAAGAGAATCCCGATAGCACCGGGTGAAGTGCCCATCTGCATCTGCAGAAAGAGGGGAAGCGTCGGCTCGAGCATCGCGATGACGCCCGACGTGATCAGGATCAGCCCTCCGACGGTCAGTATTACCGGGTCCTTCAGCATGCTCCGGATGATGCCTTTTTCGGCCGCGACCCGGGCCGGCGGGTCCTTGAGCAGGAATATCCGGGCGATCCCGTCGATGGCGACCAGGCCGGCCGCCGCCAGGAAGGGCAGAT encodes:
- a CDS encoding diphthine--ammonia ligase gives rise to the protein MRIAALFSGGKDSNYALFCAQHYGWDVECLVTVFSTSPESYMYHVPAIELTRLAAESIGLPLVEVVTPPEPEAELLPLKEALRGLGVDGIVSGALASEYQRRRLDQICQDIGIKSFAPLWHKSQRDYVHEMVDEGFEIMITGCYAEGLDESWFGKILDDKALARLDRLHDKYGISVAGEGGEYESFVTYGPHMRRRVRVEYEKQWKRDSGKIVVKRAWLE
- a CDS encoding Kae1-associated kinase Bud32, which gives rise to MAVERRGAEAVVLIEDDKTIKTRLKKDYRIRELDERLRSERTRAEAKIMSEARKLGIPTPIIYDVGRFSLVMETIHGTPLKDVIDVDKARTAGMLVGKLHSGGIIHGDLTTSNMLVRGERIYLIDFGLSFWDEMLESRGVDVHVFYQTLVSSHKDHEKLMAAFAEGYCSTFKGATEVLERVREIEYRGRYKTETP
- a CDS encoding calcium/sodium antiporter — protein: MVASIMFIEITLIIIGMALLVKGADILVDNASNIAAGIGIPLVVIGLSVVAFGTSLPELIVGVSASIEDVGQIALGDVIGANIANICLILGACAVLKPIKIERTVAYRDIIITIFAVLTFLILSLDGSLDLWDGVILLTAAAAYFLYVFLRAVGERYGGYTPIPAKASVSQLLMLAIGLTMALVGGKLVVDSAAGIAGSLGISPYIIGVTLVAIGTTLPELTTGVIASIKGQGDFAIGNCLGSVCINYLLIMGICAAIRPIGEIPVSDVFISLITCMLLMPLVLRGFVLARWEGILLLIFYFIYIGIKIL
- a CDS encoding bifunctional N(6)-L-threonylcarbamoyladenine synthase/serine/threonine protein kinase — encoded protein: MRCEKVLGIEGTAWSLSAAIVGWDKVYAEASNPYIPETGGIHPMVAAQHHATHIGEVIRKVIESGEEFDGVAFSQGPGLGPCLRTVATAARALSLAYDVPLIGVNHCVAHIEVGRWQTGCRDPVTLYVSGANSQVLAFRAGRYRIFGETLDIGIGNALDKFGRFIGLQHPGGPKIEALAREGKNYIHMPYVVKGMDLSFSGMMSAAKEAAAVHPKEDVCFSLQENAFAMLVEVTERAMAHTGKDECLIAGGVGANSRLQQMLDTMCKARGAKFYAPPKKYFGDNGSMIAYTGLLQLKHGMTLPVEDSAVNPCFRPDEVDIPWL
- a CDS encoding MFS transporter encodes the protein MDIPKELKMDGNAKMALLVVAIAIFTDMAIYSMIVPILPQYATGLGASQQMIGIMFASYALMLLVASPVFGVISDRVGRKAPMVVGLVGLFLSTLMFAYANDFTLLIVARALQGISAAATYTAGLALLADFFPPDRRQWATGIAITGSFVGTLVAPGIGGYLFELGGYHLPFLAAAGLVAIDGIARIFLLKDPPARVAAEKGIIRSMLKDPVILTVGGLILITSGVIAMLEPTLPLFLQMQMGTSPGAIGILFGILALASVIFAPVAYKLSDAFGRKRVILAGMVLTAIALPTLALPSSFILEAVAMAVLGAVLSVMLSSAPQEMTDAVDRRGSNAYGSVYAYYNIAMSFGMMVGPVVGGVLAGYLGLALALVVCAAGLVAYALLYAVISRPAAPAASAVSN
- a CDS encoding amidohydrolase, coding for MLIRNATYYDGRNIVKGDLRNGDSDEEFDAMGKFAFPAFNNGHTHLAMTLMRGAGDGEKLQEWLDNTIFPTERRLTPELVYRGSMLGLVEMIRTGTSNFLDMYYFVEETAKAVEKSGLRATLGTPITSFGTPYYKDAQDALRIAERQLKSMKPGRVGYCVAPHSIYLNDEETLYRAKELADKYNVWLTLHISETRKECVDCHEKTGMWPVEYLDSIGLLAENTVLIHAAWLTKMEIRRIADREASVIHCPVSNMKLASGGVMPLHELLDAGVTVGLGTDGASSNNSLDMREEMKIGSLLQKSHRWDATAANARTMLRMATLGSNDLAFISLDDVRMLPHHDLISNLVYSGGNVTDLIVDDRIIMKGGEILAFDEEQVKRDFLDASAELLK